The Miscanthus floridulus cultivar M001 chromosome 6, ASM1932011v1, whole genome shotgun sequence genomic interval GCACGAGGGGGCAGGGCTGTCGTTGGCGGCAGCCTTGGGAATGTCGCGCCACCCACCACCAGCGCGGTATGTACGGACTCTACTCTACCCGTCAAGGTCTCAAGGATCGTTGCGGGATTGGGGGAATTTCATGCGGAACTCGTTGTGCTTTTCTCGGACCCATGATCCCTGGATGGGCATGGGCATGGGCTAATCTTTCAAATGTTTCTATTTCTGATTTCTGAATGGTTCGAATCGGGCGTGCCTTCTCCTTCAGAGATGGATCGATGACATTTGCGGTTTCTTGatggggattttttttttatttacaaATGCAGTCTACGTTTTGCTAAGAGATCTTTGCAAGGTTTGGGTTTTTTGTGCTACTGTAAGAGATACGCTGATTTGGTTTCGCGTTCCCGTTCTTGAGAGGCTGTCACCTCTCCAACATTCCCTGAATACGTTCTTGTCCTGTTTGTATTGGGGGTCACCTCTTCAACGTTCCCTGAATCCTACAAATTTTGTGATTTCCTACTGTAACTCACAGTCAGTACTGCAACTTCACTTGAGCCCTTGCTTTTTTGTTATCTTAAAAAACAGAGAAACCTGCAACGCTTCTTTCTCTTGCTGTGCTGCAGACTCAAGGGGCGAATGTGTGCACTGTATGTACGAGTACAAATAATATTGTGATGAGATGGACAGTAGGGGCTAGGCAGTAGGCAGTGGTGCTGGTGCGCACTGGAATTTTGCATTTGCAAACCCTGAAACTGGAAGGGGCGCAGTTCCGGTTCGAAACGATTTAAACCGAAACCATCCGTGACCGCGAGGCTGAGCTGATGGGCGGCCCCGCAGCCCCGGGATGAGACGGGACGTGCGGCTTGGATCCCTCCACGTTTCAAACGGGAGTTTCCCTCCCTTCGCTGCCTGCAGAACATGGGGCCGCACTTGAATTTGGCGTGAACAAAAAAGGCAAGGACACGCAGGCACGAGGATTTGGTCTTTCCAAAGCCGTTGCCGGAGGAGGAGGACCTTTAAGCCCCTCCCTAGATTGTTGCAATGTCACAAACGAGTCCGGAGTCCCCACCACTACGTCCACGTGTGCATCCCTCCTGTACTGTTTATATTGGTTGAAATCTTGGATTCTGGTCATGGTCAAAAGGCTAGACCTTCTATGGCATTTTCGAAAGAAAGTTCCTTGGTTTTCGCAGCGTGGCaatctttttgtttttgtttgctTTGCAGTCTTCTCTTGTCAAtattagggggtgtttagttcatCCCAAATTACAAACTttgacactatacaaaaagaagattccccgtcacatcaaacttgcggtatgcatggagtactaaatgttgacgaaatcaaaaactaattgcacagtttggttgtactttacgagacgaacgttttgagcctaattagtcaacgtttggacaattattgccaaataaaaacaaaacggtaCTGTACCTGAATTCGGCCGGCGCTGACTTGGTGAAACTAAACGAGGACTTATATTATACTTCTGTAGTCCTGCTATTATTTGTGTGCACCTGATTAGTGGAGATCCCAAACAGAACAGAGGTTTCAAATGGTTTATTCATTTTGTTCAAATCTCATGCAGAAGCTGAATTCAGCGGTACCCTTGAAGAAGCCATCTTTGGCAAGTGCTCGAAGTGTGAGCTCCATTCGGGGTTCAGCTGTGAAGTCGGCTTCCATCAAGCCAGCTCCACTAGTGTCACGCCATGGCAGCGCAACACAGAAGCATAATATTCCTCCTCCTAAAGTGCCTACCACAGCCGATGTGCCAAGTCGCGCTACGGCCTTGGTATCCTGCACCAGCTTGGTGTCTCCTGGACGCTCAGGAGATTTTGTTTCGATTGATGAGACGATGTCGACTTGCGACTCCATGAAAAGCCCCGACTTTGAATACATAGACAATCACGATTCCTCGATGCTGGCTTCATTGCAGCGACGGACAAATGAACATCTGCGAATATCAGAGGATAGAGATGTCGAAGGTCTGCTGAAATGCATATTAAGATCTGCATTTTTAAGTGTAATTTGTTATGCTTTTTTGTTGATCCAGTTGTGTATGTCCTGCTTTCTTTTGCAGAAAATAAGTGGAAGAAAAATGCTATTGCCCCAATGGAAATTGACCGCATTTGTGATGTTGACAATGAATATGAGGACCCACAGTTGTGCGCTACTCTGGCTTCTGACATTTACATGCACCTGCGGGAGGCTGAGGTGACACATTCTTTTCTGAACTCTGGTGCCGAAATGGTTTCACTTAAGCACTGAacataaggaattttgggttgaCTGCCAAATAGCTAAATTGATGCAGCTAAATAAGCTAGGCTGTAATATGCTTACATTAAGTGTGTTAGATCATATATAATTGCAGTTCACCAATGTGGGTGCAATTTCTGATTCTTTTTATGTGAAGTTTTATAATTGGGCGCATTAATGAAACTCGATTTGATTGAAGGAATGTCTATGTTTTGTTCCGAGGAAATTTGGGCTACACTTGATCTGTACATACGTCAAAGAGTCCTAGAAAACTTTGCTTCTTCCTTGATTGCCACTAATAGTGCTTTACTTTCTGGCAGACGAAGAAAAGACCATCAACTGATTTCATGGAAACAATTCAAAAAGACATCAACCCAAGCATGAGGGCAATTTTGATAGACTGGCTTGTGGAAGTAAGCTTTTTCTGCTATAAATAAGAAAGCCTAAAGAACAATCTTGTTAACTTTCCGTTGTATTCATTATTTTTCCCTCATGCAGGTTGCTGAAGAATATCGTCTTGTTCCTGATACTTTGTACCTTACAGTTAACTACATTGACCGTTATCTTTCTGGTAACGAAATTAACCGCCAACGGCTGCAATTACTTGGTGTTTCTTGCATGCTTATAGCTGCGTAAGATTCTGCTTCTCATTCCATTTATTTCATTGAGTTATTATCTTCAGTTATTATTACAACGTTGGCATACTGATTTTGACATGTTGGAAACTTCAAATTCAGAAAATATGAGGAGATATGTGCACCCCAAGTAGAAGAATTCTGCTACATAACAGACAATACATACTTCAGAGATGAGGTTTGTGATATGTTTACTTCCTATCATTcttaaaaaaaaatacagcagacCATATCGAATAGTCCCTTGTTTGTCATTGTCACTAAATAACTTGTACGTTAACAGGTTCTAGATATGGAAGCTTCTGTACTGAAATACTTGAAGTTTGAAATGACAGCACCTACAGCAAAGTGCTTTTTGAGGTGCTTTTCTGTTCCATTTCATTTTAGTAAAATTTATGATGATTATACTAATCTAACTTACCACTAACTCTTCTTTTTTTCCTTACAATAGGAGATTTGCTCGCGCTGCGCAAGCGTGTGACGAGGTACTGCTATATAGTCAGCTTCTGGTTTGGAAGGAATTCCTATTAAGTTACAAACATGACAACAATTCACTGACAATTTCTCTTTGTACAGGATCCTGCTTTGCATCTCGAGTTCCTTGCCAATTACATTGCTGAGCTATCACTACTGGAGTACAATCTACTCTCTTACCCTCCATCACTAAtagctgcatcggctattttcTTGGCGAGATTTATACTACAGCCAACAAAGTATCCTTGGGTAGGTGGAATAATCATGTTGCTGTTCCATCTCTATAGCAGTTGCCTAGTGAAATGTCTTGCGAGCTAACTTACACATCTCATTGTCAATTGGAAGCAGAATTCCACACTTGCTCATTACACACAGTACAAGCCGTCCGAGTTGAGCAACTGTGTAAAGGCATTGCATCGCCTTTGCAGCGTTGGTTCTGGGACCAACCTTCCAGCAATCATAGAAAAGTACAGTCAACATAAGGTAATTGGATCTGGTCCCAAATTTCTTCAGTTAACAGCCCTTTTGATAGTACTAATGGGATCCTCTCCCTTTCCTTCCTCAGTACAAATTTGTTGCAAAGAAGCAGTGTCCACCACAAATCCCTACTGAATTCTTTCGGGATGCGACATGCTAGACTTGAATCCCAGAAGTAATTCCAGTTGCTTACTGGAATTTTCTTGATGTGGCTCAAATGCCCAGTGTAGCACAGCACAACTGTGCAGGTGATTAGTTGATGCAAGTGCTGATGACCCAGGTTATTTTAGGTGATTACAAGTGTGTAGATTCTAGATCAATGTTTGGCCAAAGGATGGCTAGTCCAGTTGGTTAACTGAGATATGCTAGTCACTCCGGCGGCACCCTccaggtcctgagttcgactcccagtgggagcgaatttcaagctgggggttaaaaaaatcccctcgccggTCCCAGGTGCCAAAGCACTGGTTTAAAGGAGACGGCCCATCTCACAGGTTACGTCTCCCAGTGTCGGGCCAGGGCCGGGGTTtgggggttttctcggcctgtGTGAGAAGGCCTTCTTATGTATAATGCCCGGGGGGCGGCTTGCCCCTCGCaggttgagttttttttttagatCAATGTTTGTGGTCATGTTACGGCATTGGTGTGATTTTCTTTTCCTGCTTCCAATTTTTCTGTATGACCAATGTTTCCCAAGCGCTTGTAAATTGGAGTTGTGTAGTAGAGCATAATATCTCGTAAGTTAACTGAAGAAATTTGGGACCAGGTTGGTAGAGCTTGTatatatggccccgttcgcttcgctgaaaaaacaagccgaaatactgttccgactgatttgttgttagacaaaaacactattccggctgaaaaaacaagctgaaaaagacggattataagagaagcgaacagggccatgacTGCAATCTCTACTACAGTGCATTATGTGTATTAAATCTGCATGATGAAGCCTTGATAGTTTTTTTGTGTTCTAATTGAATTTAAATTTTCTAAGGAACAATACAAACCTTTTTTATCAAAATATTTCAAGCACAGTAAAAATGGGTAGAGAGATTTAAGTCAGTACAAAGCATTGTGTTGGAGGACATATTCTGGCAAGTGGCAAAACTATTCAAGGGCAATGCTTTCCCGGACTACTGTCACTAACTGTTCAAATGTTCAAAATTCCATTGACCTTCCAGAAAGGGAGATAGATGTTATAAATTTATGAGTCTTTGAAGACATTACTCTTGATTTAACCCTCTCCAGTTTCAAGTTGCTCAAACCTGAGGCTTTTGTCACTTGTTCATGATTGATATCCGTAATCATGTTCTTTCTCTTGGTTGTTCCACCGACTACATTTAATAAGCTGTAAATCATGGTTAAGAAATTGCTAATACCCTTATGCTTTCACACAACAACCACAGCAACAAACTGAAGTAGGTGAGCAAAACAATGAACCACTTTCTATTATAATCAATAATGCATCCCATTGAATTCACCTTGCATATTACTAGCGCCATTACTATAACTTGTTTTGAGGCAACCAGCAACTCACGCATTGTCCGTCACCTAAAGGTATATTGCGACAATGAGGCCACCTCACATTATATTTTAGCCCCGTGCACAAAGCCAACAAACATCTCTTTCAAAAATTCTACATTTGTCAACATACCTCAAGACCACATCTATATGTTCTTTGCCAAAAAAAAAGTTATCTGTTGACTCATTAGCATGCAAACCATGTCATCCCAATTTTTTTTCTAGAATAGAATGTagaatttcatttgcaaaaataCTACATAATGTTAGGATTTCATGAGCCATCCACACAACTATTATCTGCAATACCCATTGCCTTCCCAGAATGTAGATCATGTTATGCTAAGCAATCATAAGCCTCCAAGAAATTCCTTTTATTCAAAGACTCCTTCGACTCATCATGGCCACGGAAAGACAAGCCTTGCTTCAATAGTAGCCTAGTATTATCAATACATTCGGTCGAGTAAAATAAGCCTCCTTAGATGCATCACTTTTCTTATGCATAACAACATATGgtgccgttcgctggtctgatttTTTCAGACCAGCCGGCTGGTTCCTCTCACAGATCACTATGCATCTTTCAGCCGCTACaatatttctctctcacacaaccagccagtttcaaccaagtttcagaccagcgaacggggcctatatgtGATGATTTCTCTGTAGAAAATCATGACACTTCTTCATTGCAATATAGGTgatccaccaacatcaccaacatGAGCTGCTCTTTCCTATGATAACCATTCCAACCCTCACCAACAAATGCATTATATCAAACATCCTTCTTTTCCGTGAACAAGGAACAATAGAAACAATATGCTCTATCTTCAGACTCATTATATTCAAGCCAACTTCCAAAATCATCGAACCATCATTGCGAATGAAACCATCTTAGACTTtctccgcccccccccccccccaccaaatCTATGAACAGGGAAAATGCATGTGCAAGGTTGGCATTCCCTtctcgcctctctctctctctctctctctctctctctctctctgattaGCACGGTAAGCATCAATTTACTTGCATAAAGCCTAGGTCGTATTTGATCATTTGGACAACATGAATTCTTCTGcttttcttttgaaaaaaaaatccatgttTTTCCTAGCACCCACAAGAATATTCCAATTTAGTTGCTTTCATAAATGTGAATATCAGAGTAAAAAACACAAAGAACCTAATCCCTAGAATCTAGATAAACAATAAAGAACCACAAAATTATTAGCAATGGTCCATGAAAATGTAAATATTTGAGATACTATTTGAAGTGGCTTACTTTGCCTTGTGAATTGTGATCAATGATGACCAAAAGGGTGGGTGGACTA includes:
- the LOC136455928 gene encoding cyclin-A1-1-like, with product MSTVAASRRSSSSSTAKRPAIAEGAGGPKSAASSAAQAKKRVALGNITNVAARGGRAVVGGSLGNVAPPTTSAKLNSAVPLKKPSLASARSVSSIRGSAVKSASIKPAPLVSRHGSATQKHNIPPPKVPTTADVPSRATALVSCTSLVSPGRSGDFVSIDETMSTCDSMKSPDFEYIDNHDSSMLASLQRRTNEHLRISEDRDVEENKWKKNAIAPMEIDRICDVDNEYEDPQLCATLASDIYMHLREAETKKRPSTDFMETIQKDINPSMRAILIDWLVEVAEEYRLVPDTLYLTVNYIDRYLSGNEINRQRLQLLGVSCMLIAAKYEEICAPQVEEFCYITDNTYFRDEVLDMEASVLKYLKFEMTAPTAKCFLRRFARAAQACDEDPALHLEFLANYIAELSLLEYNLLSYPPSLIAASAIFLARFILQPTKYPWNSTLAHYTQYKPSELSNCVKALHRLCSVGSGTNLPAIIEKYSQHKYKFVAKKQCPPQIPTEFFRDATC